GTGCTGGCGCTGCGGCTCGGCAGGCAGCTGAGCCCGGTGCAGGACAACCCGTCGCTGGTGAGCCGGGTCGTGGCGCAGGGGCCCGCGGTCGCCGGGAAGGCGGCCGTGGCCGTGGAGCGCGGGGAGCGCGTGTCCGCGTAAGAGACGTGCGGGTGGAGTGTGGGGGAGAGCCTCCGGTCTTTTGGCCGGGGGCTCTTCCTGTGTCCGGTCACTTGTCGGGCAGGGCGAACTCGCACCAGACGGCCTTGCCGCCGCCGGGGGTGCGGCGGGAGCCCCAGGCCGAGGCGATGGTGGCGACGATCGAGATGCCGCGGCCGGTCTCGTCGGCCGGTTCGGCGCGGCGGCGGCGCGGGAGGTGGTCGTCCCCGTCGGTGACCTCGACGATCAGGCGGCGGTCGGTGCGGCGCAGGCGCAGGCGCATGGGCGGGGTGCCGTGCTGGAGGGAGTTCGCGACGAGCTCGCTGGCGGCCAGGACGCCGAGGTCGCACAGCTCGATGGGGAAGCGCCAGGAGCTGAGGACGCCCTGGGCGAAGGCGCGGGCGCGCGGGGCGGCCTCGATGCCGCCGAGGAGTTCCAGGGCGGCGTTGTGGAAGAGCTCGGCATCGGATCCGGTGCGGGCGGGCTGCTGGAGGACCATGACGGCGACGTCGTCGTCGTGGTCGGCGTCCACGCCGAGGGCGCGCATCAGGCGGTCGCAGATGATCGCCGGGGTGCCCTGGGCGCCGGCGAGGGCGCGTTCGAGGGCGGCGACGCCTTCGTCGATGTCCTCGCCGCGGCGTTCGACCAGGCCGTCGGTGTAGAGGACGGCGGTGGAGCCGGGGCCCAGGGCGATGGTGCCGGAGGTGTGCAGCCAGCCGCCGGTGCCCAGGGGTGGGCCGGTGGGGTCGGCGGCGCGGCGGACGGTGCCGTCCTCGTCGCGGACGAGGATGGGGAGGTGGCCGGCGGAGGCGTAGGCGAGGAGGCCTTCGTTGGGGTCGTGGACGGCGTAGACGCAGGTGGCGATCTGGCTGGCGTCGATCTCGGCGGCGAGGCCGTCGAGGAGCTGGAGGACCTCGTGCGGGGGCAGGTCGAGGCGGGCGTAGGCGCGGACGGCGGTGCGCAGCTGGCCCATGACGGCGGCGGCGCGGACGCCTCGGCCCATGACGTCGCCGATGACGAGGGCGGTGCGGCCGGCTCCGAGGGTGATGACGTCGTACCAGTCGCCGCCGACGGCGGCCTCGGTGCCGCCGGGCTGGTAGGTGGCGGCGACGCGGAGGTCGTCGGGCTGTTCCAGTTCCTGCGGGAGGAGGGAGCGCTGGAGGGTGACGGCGGCCTCGCGCTGGCGGCGTTCGCTGGCGCGCAGGCGTTCGACGGCTTCGGCGTGGTCGGTGACGTCGGCGAGGTGGACCAGGATGCCGGTGTGGTGGGGGTCCGGTTCGCCGTCGGCGGCGGTCTTGGGGAATTCGACCGGGGTGCAGGTGACGGTGTACGAGCTGCCGCCGCCGGGGGCGGTGCGGTTCTTGGCGGTACGGGGCTTGCCGCTGCGCTGGACCTGGTCGAGGAGCGGGAGCAGGCCGAGCTCGCCGAGTTCGGGGAGGGCGGTGTGGGCGGGGGCTCCGGTGGTGCGGGGGCCGAAGCCGGCGGTGTAGGCGTCGTTGACGTAGGCGACGCGGTGTTCGGGGCCGTGGACGAGGGCGACGAGGGCCGGGAGCAGGCCGAGGACCTCCTGTACGGAGAGCTCGTCGAGGGCGGGTACGGCGGGGAGCGGTGCCGTGCCGGTGCCGCGGACGGTGGCGTCGGCGGGGCTGCCCTCGGGGGGCGTGACGGGGTGGGCGGCGGCGCCGCGGGCTGCCGGGACGGCGCCCTCACCCCGTTTGGCCTGGGCTGCGGCGTGCTCGCTCCGGGCGGCTGCGCGGCGCTGCGTTCCGGGAAAGCGGGCGCTCCAGCGCGTGAAGTTCACTGCGTTCAAGCCTCGTGGTGTCGCAAGTGGTCGCGGTGTCCCCTCCTGGCGGTTGCCGGGAGGTGCCCCTGTGGTCGGTCCCTGGACGGTGTCGCTCGGCGAATATCACTGTGTGCAGGCGTGAGCCCACCTATGGTCACACGTCCAGTGTGGCCGACCGGACTGACAACGTCAGCCCTGCTTGTCCTGCGGGGGGTCGGGGGCGGGCTTGGGCGGGTGGTGTCTGGGGCCGCCGCCTGCGGCGAGTTCGAATTCTGCCCTGGGGTGTTCGAGGGATCCGAGGGAGACGATCTCGCGTTTGAAAAGTCCTGCGAGGGTCCATTCGGCGAGGACGCGCATTTTGCGGTTGAAGGTGGGGACGCGGCTGAGGTGGTAGGCGCGGTGCATGAACCAGGCGGGGTAGCCCTTGATCTTGCGGCCGTAGATGAAGGCGACGCCCTTGTGGAGGCCGAGGGAGGCGACGGAGCCGGCGTACTTGTGGGCGTACTCGGTGAGGACCTCGTCGCGCAGGGCGGCGACGAGGTTGTCGGCGAGCTGTTTGGCCTGGCGTACGGCGTGCTGGGCGTTGGGGGCGCATTCGCGGACACCTCCTTCGCCGGCGCCGTCGGCGCCGTCGGCGCCGTCGGCGGCGGTGATGTCGGCGGCGGTGATGTCGGGGACGGCGGCGGCGTCGCCGGCGGCCCAGGCGTGTTCGACGCCTTCGATGGTGAGGAAGGAGGTGCAGGCGAGGCGGCCGCGCTCGTTCTTGGGGAGGTCGCTGGCGGCGAGGACGGGGTGGGGTTTGACGCCGGCGGTCCAGACGATGGTGCGGGTGGGGAAGCGGGAGCCGTCGCTGAGGACGGCGACGCGGTTCTCGCAGGATTCGAGGCGGGTCTCGAGGCGGACGTCGATATTGCGTCGGCGCAGTTCGCGGACGGTGTAGGTGCCCATTTCGGGGCCGACCTCGGGGAGGATCCGGTCGCTGGCCTCGACCAGCACCCATTTCATGTCCTCGGCCTTGACGTTGTGGTAGTAGCGGGCGGCGTATCTGGCCATGTCCTCCAGTTCGCCGAGGGCCTCGACGCCGGCGAATCCGCCGCCGACGAACACGAAGGTCAGGGCGGCGTCGCGGATTGCGGGGTCGCGGGTGGAGGAGGCGATGTCCATCTGTTCGATGACGTGGTTGCGCAGGCCGATGGCCTCTTCCACGGTCTTGAATCCGATGCCGTAGTCGGCGAGTCCCGGGATGGGGAGGGTGCGGGAGACGGAGCCGGGGGCGAGGACGAGTTCGTCGTATTCGATCTCGATGCCGCCGGTGCCCTCCTCGGCGGTGGCGAGGGTGGTGACGGTCGCGGTCCGTTTGGCGTGGTCGATGCTCCGGGCCTCGCCGATGACGATGCGGCAGCGGTCGAGGACGCGGCGCAGGGGGATCACGACGTGGCGTGGGGAGATCGCGCCCGCGGCGGCTTCGGGGAGGAAGGGCTGGTACGTCATGTAGGGCTCGGGTGTGACCACCGTGACCTCGGCTTCGCCGGATCTCAGCTTCCGCTGGAGGCCCAGGGCCGTGTACATGCCGACGTATCCGCCGCCGACGACGAGGATGCGCGTGGGGGGCGGGGTACCGGGGGCGTCGCCCCGGGAGTTAGCAGCCTTCACCACCCCATGACGCAACGTGGCCGGGAGTTTGTCCACAGGCCCGGCAAATTGTGTGACCGGTGGGGGTGCTGGGACGGGTCCGTCGGGAGATCCTGATCACGGTCAAAATGCGCAGGTCAGGACCTATGGAAGGGGGGATTCCGGCGAGTTGCGGCGGAAAAGTGGGGGTGAATGCTCCGATCGGGCGGTGCTCCGTCCGGGGCTGCCTCTTCTGAATTGACTCTGGCTCAACTATGTTCGTATCTCGTCGAGGAGTAGGACCAGGGCCCTCATGACCGTGGCCCCCCTCGACACGAAGGCGGGGAGTGTCTCCGGGGGGAGACAAGTGATTACCGGGGGATACATATGAACATTTCCGATTTCCATGGCTCTGTCACCGCTCTGTCCGCAGAGAGCGGCGGACGTGTGATCGCGGGCTCGACCACCCACGGAGTGGGTCGTTCCACACCGCTGCGCGTCGACGCGCAGCGCAACCTCGAGCACGTCCTGCGGGCGGCGCGCGAGGTGTTCGGCGAGCTGGGCTACGGGGCTCCGATGGAGGACGTGGCCCGGCGGGCGCGGGTCGGTGTCGGGACCGTCTACCGGCGGTTCCCCAGCAAGGACGTCCTGGTCCGGCGGATAGCCGAGGAGGAGACTGCCCGGCTGACCGAACAGGCCAAGTCCGCCCTGGGCCAGGAGGAGGAGCCGTGGCAGGCGCTGTCGCGCTTCCTGCGCACCTCCGTGGCCTCCGGCGCGGGCCGGCTGCTGCCGCCGCAGGTACTGCGGGTCGGCGCGGCCGAGGAGGACGAGAACGAGGCCGCGGCTCGTGTGCCGCACCAGCGCCAGGCCGTCGCGGGCTCGGCACCGGAGCTGCGCGTCGTGGGCGCGCGGACCTCGGTGGAGGACGAGCCGGCGGAGGACTCCGGCGCGGGTGCGCTGCTGGAGGTCGTCGGCCAGCTGGTGGACCGGGCGCGGGAGGCGGGTGAACTGCGGGCCGATGTCACGGTGGCCGATGTGCTGCTGGTGATAGCGACCGCCGCGCCCGCACTGCCCGACCCGGCGCAGCAGGCCGCGGCTTCGGCCCGGCTGCTGGACATCCTGCTCGAGGGGCTGCGCTCCCGGACGGTGTGAGCCGCCGTCCCGGCTGTAGCCGGGGCGGGTGCTGTTGCCGGGCCGGCCCCCGCAGGGGTGGGGGCCGGGTCGTCAACGCAGGCCCTCGAACGGCCGGTCGCCCGAAGGGGTGAGGACAACTGCGGCGATTCGCCGGATTGTCCCCGGATGGGTGGATGCCGCGGAGAGGGGGCCAGGGCACCACCGCCGTGTGACACGCTGGATCGGTGTACCGGTTCGAGTGTGTCGTGCGGGGGCTTCCGCGATGAGCGTTGACGGGCGGGACGAATCTCTCGGTGGCGCCAGTGGCACCGGTGGCGAGGTCGCGGCGGGGAGCCTGCCCGCCCGGCAGGTCCCGGCCCAGCGCGAACCCGGTGGGCGGCATGCCGCCTCCGGGGCGGGCGCTGCCGATCTGGCGCCGTCCGACGGGGACTTGGTCGCCCGGATGCGCGGCGGTGACGACGGCGCGTACGAAGAGCTGTTCCGCCGGCACGCCGATGCGGTACGGCGCTACGCCCGGACCTGCTGCCGGGACGGGCACACCGCCGACGACCTGACCGCCGAGGTGTTCGCGCGGACGCTCCAGGCGGTACGGGGCGGGGCGGGTCCGGACCAGTCGGTGCGGGCCTATCTCCTGACCACCGTGCGGCGGGTTGCCGCGGCCTGGGCGAAGACCGCCCGGCGGGAGCATCTGGTCGAGGACTTCGCGCTGTTCGCGGAGCGGGCGGCCGTGGGTGCGGAGAGCGCCGGCGGGCTGTCCGGGGACGACACCCTGGAACTGGGGGCGGATGTCCGGGCGATGCACGAGGCGGAGCGGTCACTCGCGATGCAGGCCTTCCGGAGCCTGCCGGAGCGGTGGCAGGCCGTGCTGTGGCACACCACGGTCGAGGAGGCCTCGCCCAGTGCGATCGCCCCGCTGTTCGGGCTGAGCGCCAACGCGACGGCGGTGCTGGCCAGCCGGGCCCGGGAGGGCCTCAAGCAGGCCTACCTCCAGGCGCATGTGAGTTCCGCGCTCAGTGCGGGCGGGGACTGCGCCCGGTACGCGGACCGGCTGGGCGCGTATGCCCGGGGCGGGCTGCGGATGCGGGCGGAGCGGGGGCTGCGCAAGCACCTGGAGGAGTGCGCCAAGTGCCGGCTGGCCGCCGGGGAGCTCAAGGACGTCAACGCGGGGATTCCCGCGCTGCTGCCGGTCGCGGTCATCGGGTGGTTCGCCGCCGGGTACGCCGCCAAGGCGGCCGGGGTGGTGGCCGGTGGGGCCGTCGCCGCCGGGGGTGCGGGGGCTGCCGCCGCGGCGGCGGGAGGATCGTCGGCCGGGGCGGCTGGTGCCGGGGCCGCGGGTGCGGGTGCGGCGGGTGCGGGCGCCGGTGCGGGTGCGGCGGGTGGGGGGGCTGCCGGGGCCGGAGCGGGGGCTGCTGGTGGGGCCGGTGGCGGTGGGGCGGGGGCTGGGGGTGCGGTGGTCTCCGAGGGGCTGGGGCTGCCGGCCAAGGCCGCCATCGCCGCCGGGATAGCGGTCGCGGCGGCCGCCGGGGTGGTGTTCGCCCTGGCCGGGGACGAGCCCGAGCCGCAGGCGAAGGCGAAGCCCGGGGTGGTGGCGCCGGTGGTGCCCGAGGTGCCCGCGCCGTCGGTGTCCGCCGCGCCGGAGTGGAGCCCGCCGGGGGCTCCGGCGCCTGCGGCGCGTGGTTCCGTACCGCCGCGGCAGAGCGCGGTGCCGTCTGCGGCGCCTCCGCCGTCCGTGCGGCCGTCGGCTTCGGCGACGGCACGGCCGAAGCCCTCCCCCACGCCGTCCCCGTCGCCGTCCCCGACCCGGGCCGAGCCGACGCCGCCGCCTGCGCCTGCGCCGAAGCCCCCGCAGGGGTTCCAGCTGGCCCGGCTGGGGCACTCCGCGTACGGGCAGCACACCGGTCCCGAGCTGGAGACCTGGCGCAGCAGCTGGGTGTGGCAGCGGTGGGGGCTGATGGCCGGCGGCCAGCGGTTCGGGCAGGGGATCACCGTCCACTCCCGCTCCACGGTGGAGGTCACCCTCAACCGGCAGTGCAGCAGCTTCTCGGCGCGGGCCGGGGTGGACGGGCTGTCGCTGCTGACCGACGGGAGGGTGCGGTTCTCCGTCTACGGCGACGGGCAGCGGCTGTGGCGTTCGGGCGCGCTCGGGTACGGGGACGCCCCGGTGCCGGTCGAGGTGCCGCTGGCCGGGCGCACGACGCTGCGGCTGGTGGTGGAGCAGGCCGGGCAGGGGCACCTGCCGACGCTGGCGAGCTGGGCCGATGCGGTGATCAGCTGCCGGTGAGGCCGGTGAGTTCGGTGACGACCTCGGCGGGGGTCAGGGTCCGGCCCTCGGCTTCCGCTCCGGCGTGGGCGGCCGCCCCGAGGAGGGCGCGGGTGCGGTCCGGGAGCCCCTCCAGGACGGCCTCCTCCGGGACCGAGCGGGGATGGCCCGCGCGCCAGGCGGTGGCCGCCGCGAGGACGCGTACGCTCTCGGCCGGACGGCCGGCGTCGGCCAGGAACAGGGCCGCCGCCTCGGAGAGGCCGGCCAGGAAGCGCTCCGCGCAGTGCGTGGCGACCGCCCGGTCGAGGGCGGGTCCGATCCTGGCCAGGCCGGCCTCCGGGCCGTGTTCGCGGGCGTCGAGGACGGCGTCGACGAGGTCGAGCCCCGCGGTGAACTGTGAGGGCACGGTGATCCGTTCGCCCGCGACGCGGGTGCGGGCGCACTCGGTACGGGCCCGGGCGAAGTCGCCGCGCTGGAGGGCGAGCATGGCGCCCAGGAGCCCGGCGAAGGTGCCCACGTCGTACACCCCGCCGTGCTGGCTGGCCTCGTGGTGGGCCTCCGCCAGCAGCCGTTCGGCGGTGTCGAAGTCCCCGGCGCTGTAGGCGGCCTCCGCGATGCGGGCGATCGCGAAGGGCGCCTCGATGTGGGCCCCGACCTCCCGGGCGAGGCGCAGGCACTCCTCGTACTCGGCCCGGGCGGTGTCGTACTGGCCGCGCGAGAGAGCGGCCTCCCCGGCGGCGCTGGCCACCTGGGAGCGGATCCAGCGGTCGCCGACCCGGTGGGCGATCTCGTGGAGTTCGGCGAGGTCGGCGTCGACGGAGGGCAGGCCGCCGGTCATGTCGATGGCCATGTGGGCGCGCATCAGCAGGGTGACGGCGAGTTCCCAGTCCCCCGCGTGGCGGCGGCAGTTGGCCACCGATCCGTCGAGGTTCTCCTGGAAGTCGAGGGCGTCGCCGGTGAGGAAGGAGGTCGCGGGCCAGAGCATGCCGGGGAAGAGGGTGGTCTCCGGGGAGCCGTGGCGGAAGGCCTCCTTGATGCGGGCGGCGAGGGCACGGTGTTCGGGGGTGTGGAACCGCTCCGCACCGGTGCTCTCGGCGAGCAGGAGCATGTGGAGGATCTGCAGCCGCATGAAGGGCCGGTACGCCGGGGAGTCCTCCGGCGGGTCGACGGGGATCCGGGCGAGGATCCGGGAGGTCCAGTCGGCGCCCTCGATGCGGTAGTTGCGCAGCCACCAGAACCAGCCGAGGGCGAAGACCAGGCGCTGGGCGGTCTCGATGCCGGCGCCCTCGGGGTCCCCGTCGGTGGCGGCGTGGAGGGCGGAGCGGACGTTGTCGAGTTCGGTCTCGACGCGGCGGATCCAGGGGAGCTGGCCGGCGGAGCGGAGCAGGGGCTCGGCCCGCTCGGTGAGGGCGAGGTAGTGCGCGGCGTGGCGGCGGACGGTGGCGCGGGCGTCCTCGGGCTCCTCCGCCAGGCGCTCGGCGGCGTACTCGTGGATGGTCTCCAGGAGGCGGTAGCGCATGCCGTCGGGGTCGGGCGCGGCCACGACGAGGGACTTGTCGACGAGGGAGCCGAGGGTGTCGGCGATGTCGAGGCCGCCCGCGCCGCAGACGGCTTCGGCGGCGTCCAGGTCGCAGCCGCCGGCGAAGGCCGACAGCCGGGCGAGGACGGTGCGCTCGGGTGCGTCGAGGAGGTCCCAGGACCAGTCGACGACGGCGCGCAGGGTCTGCTGGCGGGGCCGGAGCGTGCGGGCGCCGCCGGTCAGGAGGCGGAAGCGGTCGTCGAGGCGGTCGGCGATCTGGCGCGGGGTGAGGAGCCTGAGGCGGGCGGCGGCCAGTTCGATGGCGAGCGGCAGACCGTCCAGGCGGGCGCAGATCTCGGCGACGGCGGCCGGGTCCTCGCCGGGGCCGAAGCCGGGGCGGGCGGCGGTGGCGCGCTCGGCGAACAGCTGGTGCGCGGGGCCGGGCGGCAGCGGTTCGAGGGGGCGCAGGAACTCGCCCGGCACGCCGAGGGGTTCGCGGCTGGTGGCCAGGATCCGGACGCCGGGGCAGTGGGTGAGGAGGCGTTCGGCGAGTTCGGCGGCGGCGCCGATGACGTGCTCGCAGTTGTCCAGGACGAGGAGCAGGCTGCGGTGCGCGCAGTGTTCGACGAGGAGGGTGGTGGGGTCGTCGTCGGCGGCGGTCTTCTCGCGGGCGACGAGGCTGTTCTCGCGCAGGCCGAGGGCGCTGAGGACGGCGCCGGGGACGGCGGCGGGGTGGTCGAGGCGGGCCAGTTCGACGAGCCAGCCGGAGTCGGGCCGGGCGGCGGCCGCGTGCTCGGCGAGGCGGGTCTTCCCGGAGCCGCCGGGGCCGGTGAGGGTGACGAGGCGTACGCGGGCCAGGTCGTCGGCGAGGGCGGCCAGTTCGGGCTCGCGGCCGACGAAGGAGGTCAGGCGGGGGCGGATGTTGCCGCGGGGCTGCGGGGGCGGGGTCTGGAGCAGCTCGGCGTGCAGGGCGCGCAGCTCGGGGCCGGGGTCGGTGCCGAGGCCTTCGGCGAGGTCCCGGCGGGTGCGTTCGTAGGTGGCGAGGGCGTCGGCGGGGCGGCCCGCGGCGCGCAGGGCGCGGAGCTGCTGGGCGCGCAGGGGTTCGTCGTACGGGTGCTCGTGGATCAGCGCCTCGATCTCCGGGAGGAGTTCGGCGGGGGCGGCGGCGCCGCTGCGCAGGTCGGCCTCGATGCGGTCGCGCAGGGCGACGGCGCGGCGGGCCTCGGGTGCGGCGGCGTGCGCGGTGCGGGCGGGGCCGGGCAGGTCGGCGAGGGCGGGGCCGCGCCAGAGGGCGAGGGCCTCGCGCAGGGTGGTGGCGGCGGTGGTGGGGTCCGTGGGCAGCTGCTCGGCGCCGAGGGCCGCGAGGCGGGTGAAGCGGTGGAGGTCGACGTCCTCGCGGGCGGCGGCGAGGCGGTAGCCGCCGGCGGGGTCGGCGTGGACGGTGTCGCGGGAGCCGAGGGTGCGGCGCAGGCGGGAGACGAGGGCCTGGAGGGCGGCGGGGGCGTCGTGGGGCGGGTCGTCGCCCCAGACCTCGTCGACCAGGTCGGGGACGGACGCCGCGGCGGGGGCGCCGGCGCGGAGGGCCAGCGCGGTGAGGAGGGCGCGCAGGCGGGGGCCGCCGGGGGTGAGGGGGGCGCCGGTGTCGTCGAATGCCGAGGTGGTGCCGAGGATTTGGTACTGCACCGGGCAATTCTGCCCTGCCCCTGCGGGGGGCGGGGGGTGGGTTTTCGCGGGGGCGCCGGAGGCTGTGGCGTGGGTGGGCGGGGGATGGGGGTGGGTGGGCGTGGGGCGGGGTGGGGCGGGGTGGGCTGGGGTGAGGTGGGGCGGGTGGGCTGGGGTGCGGCCGTCGGGTGCGGGTGGGGCCGCTGCGCGGGGCTGGTCCCCTACCCGCCCTTCCACCGTTCCCCGGGCGCTGCCCGGACCCGCGCCTCAAACGCCGGCGGGGCTGGAAGGGCGCTAGCGGGCGGTTGGGAGGGCGGGTGGGGTGAGGCGGGGGAGGGGGGTGTCCAGGGGTGGGACGGCGCGGCGGCGGGGGGTCGAGGTGCCGGTCCAGCAGGTGCCGCGACGGGCCAGGAGGCGGCGGAGCCACAGCTCCATCGAGACGAGTTCCGCCAGCCCGTCGAGCGGGACCGGCCGGCCCTCGGCCGCGTCGATCAGGGCCTGCTGGACGACGCGGGCGTCGATCAGGCCGGCTTCCGCCAGCAGCGGGCCCGTGAAGAGCGCGAGGAGTGAGGTCAGGGCGGCGCGCAGCCCCAGGCGGGTGGCGGTCTCGTTCGGGGCGTGGTCGGTGGTGCCCCAGCCGGCCGGGAGTTCACGCACCCCGGCGGAGGCCAGGACGCTGCGCAGGATCTCGGCGCGGGCCCCGGGCTGTACCCGCAGGGACTCCGGCAGGGCGCGCGCGGCCCGTACGACCTGGTTGTCGAGGAACGGCGCGTGCAGGCGCTGGCTGCGGACCTCCACGGCCTGCTCGAAGACCCGGTGGTCGGCCGCGTGCCGGGCCAGCAGCGCGCGGGCGCGGGCCTCGCCGGGGCGCAGCGAGAGCGGGGGCCGCCCGGCGGCGGCGCGCAGACGGATCGATACTTCCGCCAGGGCTTCGCCGGTGAGCCAGCCCGCGGCCGGGCCGGGCCGGGACCAGGTCAGGGACGCCAGCGAGGCGTCGACCGGCCCCGAGGCGGCGGCGACGGCGGCGCCGCCCTCGCGGAGCCGGGCCGCGGCGGCCTCCATGCCCGCGCGGTACGGCGTACGGGCGAGGCGGCGGGCCGCGGAGTAGACGGAGAACGGGACCAGCAGGGGGTCCGCGGGCGCCGAGCGGGCGAGGGCGGCGACGGGGCGCAGCAGGTGGCGGCGTCTGCGGTCCATCAGGAGGTCGGCCATGCGGGCGGGGTGCGCGTCGAGGACGCGGCGGGCTCCGTGTCCGGTGAAGTGGTCGGCCGAGCCGGCGGCCAGTCGGCGCCGCTCGCGGGCGGCGAAGACGAGGGAGGGGCCGGGTTCGTCGGTGAGCGGGCCGTCGAGTTCCGCGTAGGGGAGGGCTTCCTCGGCGGCGGCCACGACGACGTGGTGCAGCCGGGGGTCGGCGGCGAGGGCGTGGGCGCGTTCGAGTTCGCCCTCGCGGCCCTGCGGGGTGGCGAGGTCGTTGAAGGTGACGGCGAGGAGGCGGGAGCCGGAGCCCTGGAGGGTGCCGGGGGCGCCGGGCAGGCCGGCGGCGAGGAGGGCCAGCGTCGCGGAGGCGCTGCCGCCGGAGAGGTCGGCGCCGACCCCCGGGGCGGGGGCGCCGCGGGCCGCCCGGCGGTCGGCGGGGCCCATGCCGGGCACCGGACCGGGGTCGGGAACCAGCGTGTCGGGAGCATGCCTGGGCGCCGTGAGCCGGGCGCGCACCGCGTCGACCAACGCTTCCCGTACGCCCTCCACCGCGCGCTCCGCGTCGGCCTCGGGGGCGGCCACGGCGAGGGAGGCGACGGGCTCGTACCCGGTGATCTCCCGGGAGCCCTCGCGCAGGATCAGGGTGTGGCCGGGCGGGATGCGCCGGACACCGGCGTACGGTGTGCCGTCGCCCAGTGCCTCGGGGCTGTCGGGGCAGGCCAGCAGGGCGGCGAGGTGGCCGACGTCGAGCTGCGCCTCGATGAGGTCGGCGAGCGGGAGTGCGGCGGTGGCGTACGCGGTCCCGCCCGCCCAGGGGGTGTAGAAGACGGGCCGGGCACCCGCGAGGTCGCCGAGGACGGTGATGCGGCGTCCGGCCTGGACGACGGCGGTGTAGCTGCCGGACCACTCGGTGAGGTGGCGCAGGGCGCCGCCGCGGGCGGCGTAGAGGGCGCGGCGCAGTTCGGCGTCGGTGGCGCCGCAGCAGCCGAGTACGGCGAGGCGGGTGAAGGGGTCGGCGGGGTCGGCGGTGACCGTGCGGATCTCGTCCGGGCGCCAGTCGCCGACGGCCCAGAGGGGGTCGGGGTCTCCCCACAAGAGCTGGGCGCCGACGGGGTGGACGGTGCGTTCGGCGTCCTGGGCCGCGGGGTCGTCGGCGTAGGCGGCGTCCGCGATGCCGCCGCGCTGCGGCGCGTCGGCGTGGGGCGGGGCGGCATGGGGCGGCCGGCCGTACGACGGGCCGTAGGAGCCGTGGGCGGGGTCCGTGTAGCCGCCCGGGCCCGATGCGCCGCCCGGACCGGACGCGACCCGTCCGGCCGTGCCGAAGCTCGCGGCGATACTGCTCCACCCGACCAACCAGCGCACCGCCGCCTCCCCCAGCCCGTGGGCAAATGACCGGGGCAACGGACGGCCGGTACGGCACGGACAACGTGCGTCGGCGTGCGTCGGCGCTTGGAGGGCGCGGCCGGCAGGACCCCGGGTGGCTCGGGGTCCATGCTGCCACGAGAAGGGCGTGCGAGAGTGACTTCGGGGGGCGCACATGTAAACGAACACGCCCCGGCCACGCGGTATTTGGCGTTCCGTTCCCACC
The Streptomyces sp. NBC_00091 genome window above contains:
- a CDS encoding BTAD domain-containing putative transcriptional regulator: MQYQILGTTSAFDDTGAPLTPGGPRLRALLTALALRAGAPAAASVPDLVDEVWGDDPPHDAPAALQALVSRLRRTLGSRDTVHADPAGGYRLAAAREDVDLHRFTRLAALGAEQLPTDPTTAATTLREALALWRGPALADLPGPARTAHAAAPEARRAVALRDRIEADLRSGAAAPAELLPEIEALIHEHPYDEPLRAQQLRALRAAGRPADALATYERTRRDLAEGLGTDPGPELRALHAELLQTPPPQPRGNIRPRLTSFVGREPELAALADDLARVRLVTLTGPGGSGKTRLAEHAAAARPDSGWLVELARLDHPAAVPGAVLSALGLRENSLVAREKTAADDDPTTLLVEHCAHRSLLLVLDNCEHVIGAAAELAERLLTHCPGVRILATSREPLGVPGEFLRPLEPLPPGPAHQLFAERATAARPGFGPGEDPAAVAEICARLDGLPLAIELAAARLRLLTPRQIADRLDDRFRLLTGGARTLRPRQQTLRAVVDWSWDLLDAPERTVLARLSAFAGGCDLDAAEAVCGAGGLDIADTLGSLVDKSLVVAAPDPDGMRYRLLETIHEYAAERLAEEPEDARATVRRHAAHYLALTERAEPLLRSAGQLPWIRRVETELDNVRSALHAATDGDPEGAGIETAQRLVFALGWFWWLRNYRIEGADWTSRILARIPVDPPEDSPAYRPFMRLQILHMLLLAESTGAERFHTPEHRALAARIKEAFRHGSPETTLFPGMLWPATSFLTGDALDFQENLDGSVANCRRHAGDWELAVTLLMRAHMAIDMTGGLPSVDADLAELHEIAHRVGDRWIRSQVASAAGEAALSRGQYDTARAEYEECLRLAREVGAHIEAPFAIARIAEAAYSAGDFDTAERLLAEAHHEASQHGGVYDVGTFAGLLGAMLALQRGDFARARTECARTRVAGERITVPSQFTAGLDLVDAVLDAREHGPEAGLARIGPALDRAVATHCAERFLAGLSEAAALFLADAGRPAESVRVLAAATAWRAGHPRSVPEEAVLEGLPDRTRALLGAAAHAGAEAEGRTLTPAEVVTELTGLTGS
- a CDS encoding asparagine synthase-related protein, with product MADAAYADDPAAQDAERTVHPVGAQLLWGDPDPLWAVGDWRPDEIRTVTADPADPFTRLAVLGCCGATDAELRRALYAARGGALRHLTEWSGSYTAVVQAGRRITVLGDLAGARPVFYTPWAGGTAYATAALPLADLIEAQLDVGHLAALLACPDSPEALGDGTPYAGVRRIPPGHTLILREGSREITGYEPVASLAVAAPEADAERAVEGVREALVDAVRARLTAPRHAPDTLVPDPGPVPGMGPADRRAARGAPAPGVGADLSGGSASATLALLAAGLPGAPGTLQGSGSRLLAVTFNDLATPQGREGELERAHALAADPRLHHVVVAAAEEALPYAELDGPLTDEPGPSLVFAARERRRLAAGSADHFTGHGARRVLDAHPARMADLLMDRRRRHLLRPVAALARSAPADPLLVPFSVYSAARRLARTPYRAGMEAAAARLREGGAAVAAASGPVDASLASLTWSRPGPAAGWLTGEALAEVSIRLRAAAGRPPLSLRPGEARARALLARHAADHRVFEQAVEVRSQRLHAPFLDNQVVRAARALPESLRVQPGARAEILRSVLASAGVRELPAGWGTTDHAPNETATRLGLRAALTSLLALFTGPLLAEAGLIDARVVQQALIDAAEGRPVPLDGLAELVSMELWLRRLLARRGTCWTGTSTPRRRAVPPLDTPLPRLTPPALPTAR